The sequence below is a genomic window from Scatophagus argus isolate fScaArg1 chromosome 8, fScaArg1.pri, whole genome shotgun sequence.
GTTTCCTGCACAAGGCTGTAAGGGGATCGAGGGGGTGTCCACTTCTTGAAGACCTTCCTCCTGGGTGGGCTGAGGACTATATACAGACAATATGCATGTCTCTTTAAGGCGCACacacaactttatttaaaaaatgttgaggtatgatttatgtaaatataaatatacacatttttttctggttcTTGTATTAAATGAACTATGTTTAAGTTACCATCGCCGGGGGGCTTCCTGCTGAAATATGggcttgttttccttttgtcttccACACTCTTGGACTCTAGACAAACAAGtaatacagaacaaaaacacttcaTCAGAGGATGTCTAATATTTTTTGTCCATGAAACCAAACAACACCTTACAAACAAAGGAGAAATTAATtagggcggcatggtggtgcatgttctccctgtgtctgcgtgggttttctccgggtactccagcttcctcccacaatttcaaaaacatgcacattaggttaactggcgactctacattgccccgaggtgtgtgtgtgtgtgtgcatgcatgtgtggttgtctgtctctgtgtgccaGCCCTGCAATTGAACCCTGCCTCTTACCCGTAGTCAGCATggatttatgtttatttatttatgcatttattggTCACATCAAAAGTGAATTAAATATCGAAGCATGTGTGGCCTTCAAGATGTACACTACACATAATACACATGTATTATGTGAACCTAATCCTGCCACAGACAGCACATGGATCCCCTCCCGCTTTGTCAGACATATCTCTTCATATCGATTCTGTATTATAACTGGAAAATGAGAAGGCAAAATTGGATGAAAATTGGATTAAGAAAAACGGACATGGATAAACCCTAAATTGTACTGAAATTGTACTGCACCGTGTAGTATGTTGAAAttacaaaatcaaaatataacTAAAAATAAGGGCATGGACTTTTATTGCATGAAAACTACCTGATGTTTTATTGAGCTGTCGGAGAATGCAGATCATACTTACTATTCTGGGAATCTCTCACTAGCGTGCAGCTCCCACCAGTGATTTCAGGTAACAACACCTCCTCTTCCACATCTAGGCGACTGTCAGCAACAGCATCCAGTTCAGAATTAGGCTTGTTGTCACCTTTGCTGTGAATCTGTATCTCCTTCCTGCCTCGTTCATCCTCACCCTCGTTCTCGCTCTCAGTGGCAGGTTCAACATTCAGAGTCGGCACAGAAGGCTGCGAGACTGCTTGCTTGTCTTTGTGAACAATCAAGCTGTTTTGTTGGTTACTGCTAGGAGTGAGTCTGAGtagcttctctctcagcagaCCCCCTCTGCTGACCCTCTGAGGGCTCCTCTGCAGTGCCATATCATCCTCTGTGGTTGAAGGTGCAGCTTGTGCCTCTTGTACATGTGGAATCTCTTCTGGTacagtgtcagtgttaaaaTGGTTAGTATCTTCTGAAATCTTTACTTTATTGTCTTTAGTACATCTCGGCAATGAAGAGGCTCTTAGAGATTTATTTGGAGGTGGATGCAATATTTCTGTTGCATCTACCTGCTGTttatctgcatgttttttctttcgTCTTGTCTGTTTCACTTGGGAAGgggtgatgacatcatcacctcTGGAGGCAGTGAAGTTGAAAAGGTTTATGTCCAAGTTCCCTTCTCCATTTTCTTGGAGGAAAGCATGCAGGGATGCTCTTGACCGGAACCTCAACCCTTGGGGACTTAAACAATAGAAAAATCAATCACGCTGATCTAACTGAATCTGCAATGCACTGAAGTCATGATGCAAGGCATGATACAGAGCGGATTATTAGAAAACAACGAGTCACCTTATAATGTACACATCCATTTTGCCTGCTGTTTTgcctgttttcctctgcttcaCCTCTCTGATCCAGCCAGGGGGAACTGTAGAGGTGTGGCACGAATCGTTCTTGTCCTTGTGACTTTGGCTATTTATGTCTCCACCAGTCTCCTGCTGAATATCACAGCTTGGAGagtgcattttgtgtgttgttgttgatcCTGAGCTCGATTTAGACAGGTGTGGACTCAGAAATGTAGGAGTCAATGTAGCAGCTGATCACCTTCACCTCATTGTCCAACAGTTGACCTTTTACTCCCAAGTCAGCGATCAGTACTGGTTTGTGTCATCTTTACCTAGAATTTACAACAACATACAGCACATCTTCCGTTGTACAGTCTTAAGTATCATCACATAATACATTATGGATCTTGCTGAACAGAAGATGTTGACATTAgcaacaaagcacaaaaaaattTAGTATAACAGGCAAAGGCTTATACAACATACATGAAAACTGGTGAACCTCGAATTCCTTCCTTACAGACGTGCAGAACAAATGCGCTTACTGATATCAGTACACCTCTTTCGGAGCGGGAAGTCTAATCTCGGcgaacacatacacacgcagGAAGTAGCGGGCATATCCGAGTCTGCGCAGTAAGAACGATTCATGAAAACGGAGCCTAGTATGAAAAACCGACCAAACAAGCAGCCAACCTGTTGATAAAAAGCCTATTAGTCCTATTTGCTACTAAAAGGTGGAAATGAGAGCCGTTCTAGCGTGGAAGGAAACAGTTGGTGAACAATGGTAAGAGTCTATATGTTTGTGTTAACGCTGTCAACGCAGGCCCGATTCTGGGATGTAACGCTAGGTGGTTAGCAACGGCGGTTGCTATGTAAACTGTGTAAACTGCTATTTTAGCTAGCTACGTAAGCTAGCATTAGCCCAACGATTCAGATATAATTTATAAATGGCAGAGATGCTCAATCTGAGAGTATATTTTACAACAGATGATTGAGCATCAGTCTGTTAACATGTCACCTTTCTTTTGCAAGTTTATGTTGGAGCTAATGTTGATGTTAAGCTAGCTAACTATCGTCAACACGGCCAAGGTCTTGGTTATCGCTGCACATTGCTTCCTGTGAATGTTTTAAGAAGCTATTAAGGTATATAGCCAGAACGTTACATCCATAAATCTACAATATATCCAGTTTTTTTGCATATACAATTAGAATTTTTCTTGCTACATTAATTAATCCTGTAACGTtagttattctttttttcttttgaaaatgaCGTATTGATAAAACTACAGCTATAGTAAAGATTAAACCCATTTTCCGTCCACTTACTTGACTTGGTTTTCTAGAGCTTTCAACCTTTTACTTTTTTGCTTATTGAGTCTGGAACAATCATTCAAGTAAGtggattttgtctttttttttttcatactgctTGTTAAGGCTAATCAATTTTCCAAAATCCAGCTATATTGAGTTTATAGTTATGaaagaaactgttaaaaaagCAGTACCTGGAACCCACGACTGTTGTATCTACATACCTTAAAAATGACATACAAGATGaactacaaataaaaacaaaatcaattaattgagGAACCATTTTGCCATTATTCCctttttacagtgtttatgATCTTGCCTTCAAGCCGGATGGCAGCCAGCTCATCATTGCTGCAGGACTTCGTGTCCTGGTAAGGCTTTTCTGTTTAGCCAAGGCACATGTCAAAAGTATACAtgcattattttgaaatttaattttttgtatttttgttgcaGGTTCATGACACAACAGATGGAGCTCTTATCCAGCCTTTAAAAGGACACAAAGACATAGTGTACTGTGTGGCCTATGCTAAAGATGGTATTCAACTGACTTTCCATTTGTGCACAACAGTTTCCTTCTATCAGTCATCAGTGTCAATCTTACTAACTACTGCATTCTTCCGCAGGTAAAAGGTTTGCCTCAGGGTCAGCAGACAAAAGTATCATCATCTGGACCTCTAAATTGGAGGGTATTTTAAAATACACGTAAGTTTCACTTTTACTTATCAGTTTAGTACTAAGTTATCCTTTGCATTGTGTATCtcatcatctctctttttttcatgtatttatctGTAGTCACAATGACTCTATCCAGTGTGTTGCCTACAACCCTGTCACTCACCAACTAGCCTCCTGTTCTTCTGGTGACTTTGGTCAGTACACAATGAATTTGAGTCTATACTTGACTTTAAAACCATGTGCATAATATATTATaaatctgtaaatattttaaaaagagagaTTGCCCCTGTGGAGCACTGAACATCTTACTTCCATTTGACTTTTTTAGGTCTGTGGTCTCCAGAGCAAAAATCAGTGAACAAACATAAAGTGAGCAGCAAAATAACATGTTGTGGGTAAGTGAAGTTTGTAGTATTAACTGTCTGCAACACTGGCACTCGTTAATGTGAGATATGTCTGTTgaaagtttttctttgattGAAGGTGGACAAATGATGGCCAGTACCTAGCACTTGGCATGATGAATGGAGTGGTGAGCATTCGGAACAAGAATGGAGAGGAGAAGGTCAAGATAGAGCGTCCAGGAGGTTCCTCCTCTCCTATCTGGTCCATAGCCTGGAACCCCTCTAAGTGAGTCTTTCTGAATTAATGTAGCATAAGGTTGTAGACAAAGCGGAATGAAATCTTATCTTCAtcaatttattaaattaaatacattgcTCTGCCACACACATTTAATTCACTGTCTGTACATGTTGCCACAATTTAAATGATGATGTAGAAATGAGAGTGCATTGCATTTTAAGTGAATTGCTTGTGTAtggccagcaggtggcagtggTCAAACATGGTATGGTGGAACTTGTTCTGTCGGGGAAGGATTATGATGGCTGGTATCAGCTGTCTCTGTATTTTGATTCTCACTACAGCCAATGCCCAAGGCAGGAGCTCACCTGTAGCCACTGCCAAGGACTACTGTTGAGAGAAAGAGGCAAACAGGAAGATGAAAATTTGAAGGATCAAGGGAGAATCGGCCAGTGATGGGAGACAGTGTCAAGTTGCATCAGATATATTATTATTGAGTTGCTTCATGGAATATGTTTGGTCATCGCATGGAGGTCAGGGCATTAGGGCAGCCAGGAAATAACTTCTTTTGAGCTGCTAGGGACATAGAGTCTTGCTCACAGATGCTTTGACAGAATGAGTTTATCTCAGGACAGGGGTTAGATGGATAGATAGGCTTGTTCTATATGGcagtcataaaataaataagactcTGTCATGACATGCAATTAAAATAGTTGAGGACAAAATATAGTAAGGCTGAAAGATTTCCGTTGTCGCATTTCATTTCTGGTCAGTTCAGTATGTTGATAGGAATTCTTAAGtcatttatgttgtattttcacaGGGATGAGCACAATGACATTCTAGCCGTGGCAGATTGGGGTCAGAAGCTGTCCTTCTATCAGCTCAGTGGAAAGCAGGTGAATATCACAGGTCCAAGCAATAAAAGTCCTGAATCCTAAATCATCAGATGGTAAAAGTATGACCAAAATGGTGATTTGTGAATTGTACATATACTGACTCATACTTATGCAGTATGttctaataaaacaaaagattttccACTACCAATTCAGGCTTTTTAAAATGGCATTTAGATGACTCATTGCAGGCAGTGTCATTACCTTGCATAGTTAATACCAGAAGACCAGTAAACATTACCATCTCACTGCGTGTGTTATCTCTTGCTAGagtaataaaaaacaagaataCTTGAGGCTGCCTGTCTTTGCAAAATATATGCTCTTGGAAACACTTTACTGAATTGAAgagctgtgtttcctgttgtaaTCAGACTGTCAGGGTCTATTGAAACCATAACAGTCCATTGGAAGTGATCCTGCTATGTTTTAATGGCCCCCCTCActgtccctcct
It includes:
- the mbd4 gene encoding methyl-CpG-binding domain protein 4 codes for the protein MHSPSCDIQQETGGDINSQSHKDKNDSCHTSTVPPGWIREVKQRKTGKTAGKMDVYIISPQGLRFRSRASLHAFLQENGEGNLDINLFNFTASRGDDVITPSQVKQTRRKKKHADKQQVDATEILHPPPNKSLRASSLPRCTKDNKVKISEDTNHFNTDTVPEEIPHVQEAQAAPSTTEDDMALQRSPQRVSRGGLLREKLLRLTPSSNQQNSLIVHKDKQAVSQPSVPTLNVEPATESENEGEDERGRKEIQIHSKGDNKPNSELDAVADSRLDVEEEVLLPEITGGSCTLVRDSQNKSKSVEDKRKTSPYFSRKPPGDVLSPPRRKVFKKWTPPRSPYSLVQETLFHDPWKLLVATVFLNKTSGKMAIPVLWQFFERYPSAEVTREADWKPMSELMKPLGLYELRAKTLIRFSDEYLTKQWRYPIELHGIGKYGNDSYRIFCVGEWRQVTPEDHKLNKYHAWLWENHERLGI